A stretch of the Malus sylvestris chromosome 10, drMalSylv7.2, whole genome shotgun sequence genome encodes the following:
- the LOC126586662 gene encoding bidirectional sugar transporter SWEET1-like isoform X1: protein MDQKTVHVFKVLFGVLGNGTAFFLFLSPTITFKRIMRKKCTEQFSGIPYVMTMLNCLLYAWYGLPFVSANNFLVSTVNGTGAAMELIYVLVFIIFAPKRERAKILGLFTAVLALFSAVASVSLFALHDKTRKLFCGLAATVFAIIMFSSPLSIMSTVVRTKSVEFMPFFLSLFSFLCGTSWFIYGLLGRDPFVAIPNGCGSGLGALQLILYFIYRDNKGKGSGTTKPNGAATTADESITINGAQDGHV from the exons ATGGATCAAAAAACAGTGCATGTTTTCAAGGTTTTGTTCGGAGTCTTAG GAAATGGCACcgctttcttcctcttcttgtcaCCCAC AATTACATTTAAGAGGATAATGAGGAAGAAATGCACAGAGCAGTTCTCAGGCATTCCCTACGTGATGACTATGCTCAACTGCCTCCTCTACGCTTG GTATGGGCTGCCATTTGTGTCCGCGAACAACTTTCTGGTGTCAACAGTCAATGGGACTGGTGCAGCCATGGAACTCATATATGTGTTGGTCTTCATCATTTTCGCCCCCAAAAGGGAGAGAGCCAAAATTCTTGGTCTCTTCACTGCTGTGCTTGCTCTGTTCTCTGCTGTGGCATCGGTCTCTCTTTTTGCCCTCCACGACAAGACCCGGAAACTCTTCTGTGGCCTCGCTGCTACCGTCTTCGCGATCATCATGTTCAGCTCTCCTTTGTCGATTATG AGCACAGTGGTGAGAACTAAGAGTGTTGAGTTTATGCCATTTTTCTTgtcacttttctccttcttgTGTGGAACTTCATGGTTTATCTATGGCCTGCTTGGCCGTGATCCATTTGTTGCT ATTCCAAATGGGTGTGGGAGTGGCTTAGGGGCACTGCAGCTGATCCTGTACTTCATCTACCGTGACAACAAGGGCAAGGGCAGTGGCACCACGAAGCCCAATGGTGCTGCAACTACTGCTGACGAATCAATTACCATTAATGGCGCCCAAGATGGGCATGTCTAA
- the LOC126586662 gene encoding bidirectional sugar transporter SWEET1-like isoform X2 has product MRKKCTEQFSGIPYVMTMLNCLLYAWYGLPFVSANNFLVSTVNGTGAAMELIYVLVFIIFAPKRERAKILGLFTAVLALFSAVASVSLFALHDKTRKLFCGLAATVFAIIMFSSPLSIMSTVVRTKSVEFMPFFLSLFSFLCGTSWFIYGLLGRDPFVAIPNGCGSGLGALQLILYFIYRDNKGKGSGTTKPNGAATTADESITINGAQDGHV; this is encoded by the exons ATGAGGAAGAAATGCACAGAGCAGTTCTCAGGCATTCCCTACGTGATGACTATGCTCAACTGCCTCCTCTACGCTTG GTATGGGCTGCCATTTGTGTCCGCGAACAACTTTCTGGTGTCAACAGTCAATGGGACTGGTGCAGCCATGGAACTCATATATGTGTTGGTCTTCATCATTTTCGCCCCCAAAAGGGAGAGAGCCAAAATTCTTGGTCTCTTCACTGCTGTGCTTGCTCTGTTCTCTGCTGTGGCATCGGTCTCTCTTTTTGCCCTCCACGACAAGACCCGGAAACTCTTCTGTGGCCTCGCTGCTACCGTCTTCGCGATCATCATGTTCAGCTCTCCTTTGTCGATTATG AGCACAGTGGTGAGAACTAAGAGTGTTGAGTTTATGCCATTTTTCTTgtcacttttctccttcttgTGTGGAACTTCATGGTTTATCTATGGCCTGCTTGGCCGTGATCCATTTGTTGCT ATTCCAAATGGGTGTGGGAGTGGCTTAGGGGCACTGCAGCTGATCCTGTACTTCATCTACCGTGACAACAAGGGCAAGGGCAGTGGCACCACGAAGCCCAATGGTGCTGCAACTACTGCTGACGAATCAATTACCATTAATGGCGCCCAAGATGGGCATGTCTAA